TGAGGGAGAGAAGCTCGAGttttgccattctggaagaactcaggttcggcagccgaaaccatgttcggccgccgaacctgcctgaggaggcagttttggctgccaaaccctgcccccgaaagtttggactttcggctctggaggggactttcggccaccgaacctgccgccgaagatgactgagtttcggctctggagggacttttggccgtcgaatctgccgccgaaagtgccctgttcagccttccttttcatgctttctatgactgttttgtgttgttttagggggttttggggagatgtttagagtcgtgTTAGtatttgtttggtccctcatttgagtccacctgtgtaggttcgaacctgaggaaccgaggaccccagcagtgagatagctgcttcagagtcttttcagagtcagcctgaggtgagtagaatggatctttatgttaccaagtaaataaatgttgagcatgttcatgcatcacgaatgccatgatatatattaggttgtttgcattaaaattcacgaatatgttgcattgcatattatgatgttgatgtggatggatgttggatgatccattagtcctctatatgatatgatgacgatgatacggtacgaaagtccagtgaggcccattctacgcccctggcacattggaatgttatgttacgttatgttaagagaaagaccagtgaggcccattctacgcctctggcactattggaatgtgtagagggctattggtgataagtccatccttgatgtgatttgtttgtgatgtgatgcatttcatgaaagcatgaattttaatatattgttttactattctgctcactgggctctagtagctcacccatttcccttaacccccaggcttgcaggtccgggatagactaggaggtcaacaagagtaaaggttctatggatgtaatagttagatgtggacatgagaaaataatgaaagataatgtaatgtaaagtattgtatttaaatgttaggaggtttagtattgtgcttggccctaatgttatgttaattcccttttgatacatgatctatacgtaatgttttaatgaatgtaatgtaaactaagcttgatgtatgtaatgttgacccaactagatcatttgatgagggctctagtgcggggtttttatgtattcagtattagtgcatgcacaggttaagcttggtagatggaaagtttaaaatttttatgaaaatatatgatcatgtatgggatttatcaggtatgacaggttgtatgctaggcttgctacgggtcccggtgaccttaagtcgatctggatcctagcgccggtaacggtccgattttggATCGTTATACACCCAGTTGGTCGGCCCAACATATATCTGCCTTGCGGCCTGTCATGAAATGATGTAGAAACATCTTGTAAAGTGGAGCTAACACCCGGTCTTCTTGCCTGACGGATCCTCAACTTACGGCCTAGTTTAGCGGGACCAATGCCTGGTCTTCTGACCTAACGGATTTTTGACTTATGGTCTTGCTTAATGGGACTACATTTGGTCTTCTGGCCTAACGGATTTTTGATTTAcgaccttgtttagtgggactaacacctggtctCCTGGCCTAACGGATTCTCAACTTATGGCCTTATTTATATGGCCTGACAGATTTCTGAGTTATGGCCTAGAAACTTTTGTTTATATGGATCCAACACCGGTCTTCTGGCCTAACAGATTTTCGACTTATTAGCCTAgaagtttttatttatatttttgtggTCCAACGCTTGGTTTTCTAACCTAATGAATTTTTGACTTATTGGCCTAGAAGCTTTATATTTCTGCCATCCAATGTCCAGTCTTCTAGCCTGATAGATTTCTAACTTATAGTCTAGAAGCTTTTGTTTATATGAGTCCGACGCCCGGTCTTCTAGTTTGATGGATTCTCAACTTATTAGCCTAGAagtttttgtttatatttttgtgGTCCAACGTCTAGTTTTCTGGCCTAATGGATTCCCAACTTATTGGCCTAGAAGCTTTTGTTTATATGGGTCTGACACCTGATCTTCTAGCTTGACGAATTACCGACTTATTGGTCTAGAAGCTTTATATTTCTACGATCCAATGCTCGGTCTTCTGACCTGACGAATTCTCGATTTATTAGCTTAGAAGCTTTTGTTCAGTCTTCTTCATATCCTCGCCCCTCTAACTTTCGGTTTTGCTTTTGACCCGTCTTTTTGTCCTCTCTCACTGCTTGGACCTCGTCATCCAACCTAATGTATTTTTGAGTTTTGTCCATTAGCTGTTAGTACATAGCAGCTGGGTTCTTGATTAGGGAATCCATAAACTTGATGTTGCATGTCCCTTTCTTTAATACTTCACAtgttatctcatgatttaattcttccacCTGTATTGTTTCTGCATTGAaatgtgagataaaactccttaaagactcgccctctccttaGCGAATCTTCTACAAGTCAGAGGATAGTTTTTTGGGAGATATACAAATAATAaatcaatatttaaataatgtaGCGAACtgcataaaattttgaatcGAACCTGGGCTCAGATGTTAATATTATTTCTGAGCTAAATCTGTGAGTATTGATGAAAATACTCGACACAACACAAAATTATTGACATCCTGAAGCTGCATGGGCTTCTGGGATCTGCTGTTCCATTATATTTGTCCAAGCTAGGCAGCTTAAACTTAATTGGAAAAGTTTTGCCAAAATTTTTTCTGAAAGAGGCAAGGTATCCTCCATGCCAAAGTCCTCCTCTTGTTCCTTTTGCTACCTTTGAACAGTCGTACCAGCTTCCAGTCCACACTTTTCGAAACATCATTTGCTTCATCTTTTTCGCCTTGACCTTCCCTTCGGACCGTCTTTTTATCGCCTCTGTACGAGTTCTCGGGGTGTCGATGAGGGCTTCTTCCCTTTCCCTGAGAGTCGTGACTGAAGCCTCCCCATGAGCCTTGTACTACTCGAGAGTAGCCTGCAACTTCTACATATATTGGAGCATCTGCTCATTGGTCAAGTTATTGAGATCTGCTTTATTGACCATTCAAGGCCTGTTTGTCCCACTGTCAAGGGCAGAAGTGATGATGACGCTCTCATTAGTAGCAACCTTAACAACAACTCGTGAACTACCAGCCATTTCGAAAGTAAAAAAGAGAGATTTCTTTCTATGAGAAAAGGAATAAGAGACTGGCcattaatccaaatgaatagaaagGATTAAATGGAGATCCTAACAACGGAACCGAATGATGTTGCTGAAAATAAATTGGTGACGTGGTCGGAATGAAGTTATATTGTGATTGGTCCATCTACACGACAGAGAACGcgaggtggttggcgcctatgGCAGCTACTCCGACGCTAAATCagtaaaaggaaaagaagagcgagtataatatttagaactcaagagtagttttGTAAGATAATAGCGTGCATTTATCTCTGTAatcgttctccttttatactgtaaaaaattgagataaatatagtattttctgataatctgGCGATAATATGACTAACTCGTTAGTAAGGGATTTTTACCGGCTAGTTGATCGAGAATCCCGTGATCGCAGATATAAAAGGGATCTGTTGGATTGTAGTTGGTAACAATAACTTCCTTACGAAGACTCACCCTAAAGTTGAGAAGATGAGTCTGTCCGATCTGAGAGCAATGAGAAGATGAGTATGTCCGACCTAAGAGCAATTTGTACTGAGGCCGACTTGAAACACCTGGGTCTTTTTTTCTCTCGGTTGTAACGTGTCCCTATCTTATGATGACAGTTGATCGCCCactttggcaattgttttgtAAGATAGTTATTCTATATATACGAATAAATATTTAACTAGTTTAACTAATacttgtaatattttatatttttttattatttttaaataatttattgttgtaaattttaatttaaaaattatagttaatacttttaaaagatgacatagttaaataaaaaaaaccacAAATTAATAGCCctaattgtaaaaattaaaaataaaaaagaacctCTGCATATAGAGATGACATAAAATACAGTcaataaacattttattaacTCCTTATTagcttaattatttttttcaaacatttattaaatatttcaattcaattatttggATGCcctatcaatttataaaaatttaaataactgaACTAAATATCCCTTAATTTTGCatgctattattattattaagttgaATTTCATTAACAACAAACGTTTAATAAGTAAgaaaaaactatatattttttgtcCATAAACTTTAGGGAAATGGTTAATCATGCCCAAATTAAGTTGTTGGATAATTTACCcaaaaaattttcttatttaaggtgaaattaattaattttttttaaaaaaaagcttttaaaatttttaataataaaatataaaattaatatttaaagctACAAACCCATAATACATTCTTAGGTATCAAAATTAGCTCACTTGCCAATAGGCCAACGCCCCAGTGGGCTTTCTCGCCTGCTTCGCTGCTTCCACGGGAAACCAGACACCTTTACCTGCAATTTCCTTCTCCTTTTCCAATGCTGatttaaaatgatataatttcttactctattttcttttttttttttttatttaccaaTTTCCTTCTCCATATTTCAGGCGGAATTGGTCACAGAAACCTGCTTTCCAAGAAGCCTGCTTTTCCTTGTTGAATGCTACTAGGAGActcctctatatatatataatacatcTCGAGTTCTGGACCTCTCAAGCCACGATCAATCCATAATATCTCTGCAATTACTATCGTCTTTTTTCACAGCCATGGCGAATTCTTGGGAAACTGTTTTGTTCTCTTGTGCTCTGCTTCTCTCCTTATTTGTTCCATCATCTTTGGCTCAAACATGCAGGGGCCATACTTTCACCAGCAATCAATTATTCACTGCATGCAGCGATCTTCCTGTGTTGAGTTCTTTCCTCTATTGGAATTACCATCCCACGAACCTCACAGCTGATATTGCTTTTCGCAAGACTGGAGCATCCACAAACGGTTGGGTTGCATGGGCTCTCAATCCCAACGGCCAACAGATGGTGGGGTCACAGGCTATTCTGGCTTTTCTCAACTCCAGCGGCGTCCCGACTGCTTATACCACCCCAATAACCAGCTTATCCCCGTCTATGCAACCTGGCGATTTGAGTTTTCAGGTCTCCAATCTTAAAGCAGAGTATTCAAATGGCGATATGATAATCTTTGCTACTCTGCATCTTACGAGTAGCCTAATATCGACCAACCAAGTGTGGCAGGAAGGTCCCATGAGTGGAACTACTTTTAATCCTCATGCCATGGATTCAACAAATAAAGCATCTGTAGGGACTATAAATTTTGAGACGGGAGCAACCGTTGCAGGAACTATCCGAACAAGCAGTAAGAAGAATGTAAGCGATCAAAGTTTATCAATTTCATCATAACTAGGAGATATTAAAAAATGGACTCCTAACGGTGATTTTCTATTGAAAATTTTCCAGGTTCATGGAGTACTAAATGCAGTGAGCTGGGGAGTTCTGATGCCAATGGGAATAATGATAGCCAGATACTTGAAGGTGTTTAAGGTAGCAAACCCAGCCTGGTTTTACTTGCATGTAGCTTGCCAATCATCTGCATATATCGTTGGGGTTGCTGGATGGGGAACTGGTCTTAAACTCGGCAGAGATTCTCCTGGAATCAAATACAGCAAACACAGAAATATTGGCATCACCCTTTTCTGCTTTGTAACTCTTCAGGTAATTAATCTTTTCTTGTTGGTCTTCTTTTTCATCTAAGTAACCTTCTATTTCTTTGTTCGCCTAAAATGTCAGCGTTTCTGTAATGTTAAATTCTTTCTTTCATCTGATACTGATGTTTGGAACTGAATGCTGTGTAGGTATTTGCTTTGCTGTTGAGGCCAAAGCCAGATCACAAGTACAGATTGTATTGGAACATCTATCACCATTCCATTGGATATGCAACCATCATTCTGAGTATCAAAAACATCTATGGGGGTTTTGACATTTTAGACCGTGAGAAGAAATGGAAAAAGATCTACACTGGGATTATCATATTCTTGGGTGCTGTTGCAGCTCTCCTGGAGATTTCTACTTGGATCATTGTgctcaaaagaaagaaaacagcCAGCTCCGACAAGCATATCAATGGGACTGATGGATATGGTGCTTAGAACACATATtatttaggggtgagcattcggtcggttcggttttgaaccgaaccgaataaaccgaaaaccaaaattttagtgtttatgaaaaccgaaccgaaccgattttggtcagaaaccgaatcgaaccgaactgatctgattcgattcggtttgatcagttttatttttaataatttttttattttttacactttattttaatattttaaaatttaattaaaatattttaatcttaatatgatttaatttctctatattattgaaaaaatatattattatcactaattagttcggttcgattttttcagtttttttctgatcaaaaccgaatcaaactgaaataactgaaatttttgaaattaaaaaccaaaccgaaccgaaatgtataaaaaaccaaatcaaattattaaatcaattcaattcaatcggttttttcaatttaaaccgaatactgctaaCCCCTACCTATATTTGACACTCTAGACCTCTCCTATCTTggttgttttttcttttcttttttttattattgttattttttagtttACCCAATATTGTTTCTATTCATTCTCATTATTAATTGATTAGCTTTCAAATTAACATTTCATcacaatatttataattatgaaaaactttcatatattattttaaatatgattgtGTTTGTGAATTATCTAATTTATAAATGGTGTTTGAACTTTTAGAATTAGATAATTCACTatttcaccttttttttttttaatcaagtgtctaattaatgaaaaattattttttgtataactctattattaaaatatatttaaaaaataattattatattttttctgtCAAAAATAGGATTTTTGATCCTAAATTAAATGGTTCGAGTAAACTGAGAAATTAATGATGGATGGCTGCTAATGTTCCCTGTTTTACTTCTCTACTAAAAATTCATTTGGCCATTTTTTTGCAAAATCCTATTCATCACTTCAaaggactaaataaataaattgagtaaatatatatttgaacatttatattttatcatttttatctattattttatCCATCAAACATTACaactttaattttaaccattaaattttaaaaaatattatttttaaacacttaaatatttaaaaaatatattttaatcgcttaatttttttaaaaaaattacttttaaataaaattttaaaactataaatttaaaaaattatttttagacaattttaaaactataatttaaccataaatttaaaaaaatcactttTAAACGTAACTCTAAATCATGGATTTggattttatgtttaaaaagtGCGGTATGCATTAAGCATAAATAAATTTCCTTTAAAAAACGAGTTGAATATTTCACATTTGCCTGAATTTTGCTGAGTAAACAAAGAACCAATCAGTTCTGATGAAATAATCAAATCTTTAACAGCATTTACAGAACAAACAGAATCATAAAATACTATGCTTCTTCCAGGACCAGTATTATTAGCAGCCATTCTGTACCTAAGGCTGCAAGCCAAAACCACCACTTCAGCTCTGATGAAATATTCAAATTTCCCTGCTTCTTTTTCCTTGCATATTGTATTTTCATACAAGTAAAACATTTCTTGTCTGCTCTTGACTTGCTCTCTTCACCTGAAAGATTTCTTCTTCCTCACTCATCTTATCACATCTATATTTCCCTTTCCTATCTAACATACCAAGTCATGTGCATGCCATGAACTTGTTTTCTGAACAAAACATACTTTACACATCAATCATTAAACAACAAATTCTAGAAAGATACATATCATATGCATTTCTTTTCCTAAACAAAACTGCAACTTTCCTCCTATTTTCCAGGTGGTTGATCAGATAGCGTCCAATTTCCAGACATGGTATTGTCCAATTTGGATTCGGTTGGAAATAACACTGTTGCAGTATTGGAGAAAACACttagaaagaaaattttataaactcatcacagaaaaagaagcaaacttTCATGACTCTGTCATTACAATTAAATCCAACTATACTAACATGGCGTGCAAAGGAACATTATAATTAACCAGTCAACAACCATAGACTATCTACTCAACCCCACGCCTATTAAAACGGACTCTAAAATGTGTTATCCCTCACCTATGGAATAGCTCCTGAAAATTCAGTTGCCTGAATCCTGAAAACTCGGTCTCCATCAGGTAATAACAGAAACAGACTTTCTTTGCAAAGCTGCAAACCTTTCTCTCCATTGCCAGCCAGGTGCACAATAGTCTGAGTAAGCCTTTGAACATCAATATCCCTATGGATATAACCTCCAAAACTCACATTGCTGGTTGGCATACTTCTTTCTTTGGACCTACTCACCCATGCTCAATCATGCTCGAACTTCACCTTTCCAAATAACCAAGTTTTTTATTCCTGCATCGACCTTCTGTCGCTGCAAGCTCAACTCCACTGGAACTACTTTGCCTCCACAAGAAGCATTCACATAGCATACAAAACCAACCAAGCCCCTACGGGATGGATTGCATGGGCAATCAACCCGACCGGAACAGGCATGGTTGGATCACAGGCATTAGTTGCTTTTCAAAATTCTAATGGAAGAATGACTGCTTATCCAACTCCAGTAACCAGTATGAACCCATCAATGCAACCTGATACTCTCAGCTTCAGGGTTTCCAACATCTCTGCAACCTATGATAACAATGAGATGACCATCTTTGCTATTGTTGGCCCACTAGAAAATGGAACTACTGTTAATCATGTCTAGCAGGCTGGTGATTTAGTTTCAAATGGCATCCCTCATGCTCATTGTCATGACTCTTCACATACTCCCAAAAATCCAAAGAATTTTGTGAAAGAAGAATTGTGGGAGCAGCCCTGTGGAGTGTCTATGGGCGTTGGTGGCAACAACTGCAGAGCAGACAGTTGGCAGGTGCTGGTAGGCCTACAAGAGAAGGGCCTCTGCAACTTGGCCTCTGCCAACTTGGCCTGCGGAACGCATGGTAGGCCTACGGGACGCGCTACGGGACGCGCAACAGTGCTACAGGCGCTGGGAAAGCGCTGGGTTGTGGTGCGAGCGGAGCGGGCGCGCACAGGGAGCGCAGGCGGGAGCGCGCGAGGGAAGCTGCGGGGCAATCGCTGGTAGGCCTACAGAGCTGGTTGGCCTACGAAGCTGCGCCAGACAAGGTTCCAATCTGCGGGCAAGGCAGTACGAGGCGCGGAATAGGCTGGAAGGCGCACGAAGCTTCCAGAAGCGGCTAGGGCGCGCGGGAACTGGCCAGAACATCCTGGTTGGCCACTGGAGGTTCCAAATTGGCCTAGAATTGGCCAATTTCGCCCAAGTCAACCAGCAGCCCACCAGAACAGCCCAGAAACTTCTAGAAACTTGTTGGCCAACAGATTCACCCTAACCAAGTGGGTCCCACAAGCATCTTGGCTACCAAGTCCAGAATTCTCTCCAGGGTGAAAAATTACGTTTTAGTCCTTGAAAGTTCTAGAGAGACATTTCTAGCCACATGTTAGAGAATGGATCTCCACCAcatgttgaggaggtgggatGCCTATAAATAACCACCTAGGGAttctgttgacttatttgctaatcctaattgattctagggatttgatttgattaggatccttaattatctctgtaattattatttgattatttgcttcctatttagatatgattctttgtgtataaatagccaTGTAGACATATTGTATAAATCaagagagtgaaatacaagaatactcaatattcttccaaaaatcttcatggtatcagagccttttttcctgattttttgggttcaaattcaatttttcctcttcagggtttcaaaaccctaaatttacttttttggtactaacccattTAGGAGCCCTTCACTCTCTCACCGCCGGCACCAGAAGAACCGCCGGACTGCCGCCGGCCGATCGACCAGCCCCGACGCCGGAAAAGCTTGCgcgtgaggctcacgcgccACCTCTTCCCGGCGCGTGACCCGGCGCTTCCCGGCGCGTGACCCATCATCTGCCACTGCTTTGCTGCTCCGATCACTCCGGCGACGATTCCGATCATCTTTCCGGCCTTCCCGTGCTGCTACCCGGTCCTTTTGGTGAATCGattgggctctcttgtgtgtacacCCTTGAATACCTCCTATTCTGTCACCGTTTATAAACCTTTACCATgacagaaggtaaaagggtgtcaatggcagaaggtaaaagggtgtCGATAGCAGAAGGTACAAGAAtctcgattcctaactctgattCCTCATTCTTTAGTGCCACATCTGACgttgtaaagtcaggtaataCTTCATCTCTCCATAATattccatggattatcgattctggtgcgaatagacacatgacaggtTCGTCTAAAGGccttctcaattattttccttccctaaccaaagatagtgtcaaaattgctgatggctcttttactcccatatccggaacaggttctgttatttgcacatccaatattaaattatcatctgtcctccatgttccccactttcctgtcaaccttttatctgttagtgctatcaccaatgcccttaattgtaaaattgaattctttcctgatcattgtgttattcaggatcttcacacaggaaagaggattggcaatggtagactgcatgatggcttatatatgttggagggtgatccaggttcttcgatatctcaagcctgttttggagaaaataaagatgtcaatcaggaaataataTAGTGGCACAGACGGTTAGGACATCCATCATTCTTtgccttagaaaaactttatcctaatttgtttgctagaactcagtttgattctctattttgtgatgcttgtgaatatgctaaacacactagaacatcctatcctttgagtcataataaaagtcaaattccttttgcgactattcattctgatgtttgggggcctactcaaactgtctcattgtctggtaatcgatggtttgtcacctttattgattgttgtactcgaatgacttgggtctatttgattaaagctaaaagtgatgtcttttcttgttttcaatcctttcataagatggtttgtactcaatttaatactaaggtgaaaattttgagaactgacaatggaagagaatacatggatagtagcttttctgcttatttggagaataatgggataatacaccagactacttgtccttatactagtgctcaaaatggcgttgctgagaggaaaaataggcatctattggaggtagctcgatctcttatgttcaccatgaatctacccaaagcatattggggagatgcaattcttgcatctgcttatcttatcaatagaatgcctctcaagaaccttgactttatgagtcctttggcggttttacaagggaagaattcatacgttgttccaccaaaagtatttgggtgtgtttgctttgtccatactaggacggcAGGAAAACTGGATCCCAAgacccttaaatgtgtgtttgttggatattctccaacacagaaaggatacaagtgttatcatcctccctctaggaaatacttcgttagtatggatgttaccttccgagaaactgaaccctacttcagtaccaacccctcacctcttcagggggagaataatgagcaagaagaggtgatcccgaattCTGTAATTTTGAGTGATATGGTTCAACCagaaagtttgagttctagtagacagggggagatgtccaatcagggagagagaactggtcgtttggacaagccagatttgagaaggtattcaaggagagacaaggcagaagaagccattatgcagtctactcagagtcaagaatcttctcctggtgagttacctagtcatgaatcttcttctggtgagttacccacaactctttcttctggtgagttacccacaactcttgaatgtttcaatgacttagataaacctattgcacaaagaaaaggggtcagatcttgcactaaacaccctatttctaactttgtttcttatgaatctttatcaccttcctatagagcctttgccttgtctatttcctctgtgtctattccacaggattggaagaaagctcttgcagatcctaaatggaagaaagcaatgattgaagagatgaaagcattgaCTAAAAATGAAacttgggagcttgtcactcttccacctgagaagaaactcgttggctgtaaatgggtattcacagtgaaacataaagctgatggcacaattgaacgatttaaggccagattggttgctaaaggtttcacccaaacctatggagtggattatcaagagacatttgccccagttgcaaaaatgaattcaatcagagttctgttatcttgcgcggccaacttggactgggacttgcaacagtttgatgtgaagaatgctttcctccatggagatttagaggaagaagtattcatggaaattcctcctgggttcgctgatgagaagacacaaggaaaggtgtgcaagttaaaaaaggctttgtatgggctaaaacaatctcccagagcttggtttgacaggtttagcagagccatgatgtccttcggttaccaacaaagcaatgctgatcacactctgtttatcaaacatcataagggtaagatcacccttcttattgtgtatgttgatgatatagtggtgacaggtgatgacaaagaggaaatggctcaactaaagaggttgttagctcaggaatttgaaatcaaagatctgggaaaactgcaatattttctaggtatcgaggtggccagatcagaaaaaggaattttcatctctcaaagaaagtacattctggatcttttgaaagaaactggtatgatggggtgtaagccagcagaatctcccattgaaagtaaccacaagctgaaagcaggaactggtgagtccgtggatattggaagatatcagagattggtaggaaggttgatttatctctcacacactcgaccggatatagcctatgctgttagcttagtcagccaattcatgcatgaccctcgcgagactcatatgcaagctgtacttcgcatcttgagatacctaaagtctgcgccagggaaagggcttctttatTCCAAACATGGTCATCTCCGAATTGAAAgttttacagatgcagattgggcaggatctctcgatgacaggagatccacatctggctactgcacagttgtggggggaaaccttgtcacttggaggagcaaaaaacaaagtgttgttgctcggtcaagtgcggaagcagaatacagagcaatggcccaaggagtgtgtgaactcttatggttgcagaagttattggaagagttgagattgtccgagagagacaagataacctTGTATTGTGATaataaagctgctataagtatagcacaaaacccagtccaacatgaccgaacgaagcacattgaaattgatcggcacttcattaaagaaaaattaacagacggtgtcttgagcctagttcatgtgacttctactgagcaacttgcggatgtgtttactaaagggcttaacaacaagatctatcataatctgatttgcaagttaggcatgtgtgacatctttgcaccaacttgagggggagtgttgacttatttgctaatcctaattgattctagggatttgatttgattaggatcctta
This genomic interval from Manihot esculenta cultivar AM560-2 chromosome 12, M.esculenta_v8, whole genome shotgun sequence contains the following:
- the LOC110628932 gene encoding cytochrome b561 and DOMON domain-containing protein At5g35735, whose product is MANSWETVLFSCALLLSLFVPSSLAQTCRGHTFTSNQLFTACSDLPVLSSFLYWNYHPTNLTADIAFRKTGASTNGWVAWALNPNGQQMVGSQAILAFLNSSGVPTAYTTPITSLSPSMQPGDLSFQVSNLKAEYSNGDMIIFATLHLTSSLISTNQVWQEGPMSGTTFNPHAMDSTNKASVGTINFETGATVAGTIRTSSKKNVHGVLNAVSWGVLMPMGIMIARYLKVFKVANPAWFYLHVACQSSAYIVGVAGWGTGLKLGRDSPGIKYSKHRNIGITLFCFVTLQVFALLLRPKPDHKYRLYWNIYHHSIGYATIILSIKNIYGGFDILDREKKWKKIYTGIIIFLGAVAALLEISTWIIVLKRKKTASSDKHINGTDGYGA